From the Daucus carota subsp. sativus chromosome 8, DH1 v3.0, whole genome shotgun sequence genome, one window contains:
- the LOC108197259 gene encoding uncharacterized protein LOC108197259 produces the protein MDPCPFVRLIVESLSLKLPLATKHAGSGIHPSTTPCFGKLKINSFPSQTSLIPLSDTSSLHSPASFPGFHLDQPTFHRFSNKPITLKVSVYTGRMGSSCGLASGKLLGSVTVSVTLNDAVLRPVVFQNGWMKLGSDLGNSSAKLHLIVRTEPDPRFVFQFGGEPECSPVVFQIQGNIRQPVFSCKFSADRNSRSRSLPSNFTTNTRVWMRTFSGDREKPGRERKGWMITIHDLSGSSVAAASMITPFVPSPGSDRVSRSNPGAWLILKPHGVSMKPWGRLEAWRERGPIDGLGYKFELVTSTGIASGIPIAQGTISLKNGGQFCIDTNSKDNNAASASSLFPDIRGFVMGSSVEGEGKVSKPVVQIGVKHVTCMTDAALFIALSAAIDLSMDACRLFSRKLRKEFWLNDHDTFSYN, from the exons atggATCCATGTCCATTCGTCCGCTTAATAGTAGAATCACTCTCCCTCAAACTTCCCCTCGCCACCAAACATGCAGGCTCAGGCATCCACCCCTCCACCACCCCATGCTTCGGCAAGCTCAAAATCAACTCCTTCCCATCCCAAACATCTCTCATCCCCCTCTCCGACACTTCATCTCTCCACTCTCCCGCTTCATTCCCTGGATTCCACCTCGACCAACCCACATTCCATCGTTTTTCCAACAAGCCCATCACACTAAAAGTCTCCGTTTACACCGGCCGAATGGGCAGCTCTTGTGGCCTTGCTAGCGGAAAATTACTAGGAAGCGTCACTGTTTCTGTTACCCTTAATGATGCTGTCTTGAGGCCAGTTGTGTTTCAGAATGGTTGGATGAAACTTGGGAGTGATCTCGGGAATTCTTCTGCCAAGTTGCATTTGATTGTTAGGACCGAACCTGACCCGAGATTCGTGTTTCAGTTCGGAGGTGAGCCCGAATGTAGCCCCGTGGTTTTTCAGATTCAGGGAAATATAAGACAGCCTGTTTTTAGCTGCAAGTTCAGTGCTGACCGAAACTCGAGATCACG GTCACTGCCGTCCAATTTCACCACCAACACGAGAGTATGGATGCGAACATTCTCAGGAGACAGAGAAAAGCCAGGACGCGAAAGGAAGGGGTGGATGATAACGATCCACGACCTTTCAGGCTCATCAGTTGCAGCTGCTTCAATGATCACTCCATTTGTTCCCTCCCCAGGGTCTGATCGTGTCTCACGGTCTAACCCTGGTGCATGGCTCATCCTTAAGCCTCATGGAGTTTCAATGAAGCCGTGGGGGCGTTTGGAGGCTTGGAGGGAAAGGGGACCGATTGATGGACTAGGCTACAAGTTTGAGCTGGTCACTAGCACTGGTATAGCCAGTGGCATTCCCATTGCTCAAGGCACCATTAGCTTGAAAAATGGGGGACAATTTTGCATCGACACCAATAGTAAAGATAATAATGCTGCATCCGCGTCCTCTTTGTTTCCTGATATTAGAGGATTCGTCATGGGATCATCAGTAGAAGGAGAAGGAAAAGTGAGTAAGCCCGTGGTTCAAATTGGAGTGAAACATGTAACCTGCATGACTGATGCTGCTCTCTTCATCGCGCTTTCTGCTGCCATTGATCTTAGCATGGATGCTTGTCGGCTTTTCTCACGGAAGCTAAGGAAGGAGTTTTGGCTCAATGATCATGATACATTTTCTTACAACTAA
- the LOC135148379 gene encoding uncharacterized protein LOC135148379, with protein MWNYVKARYIIPDELESWAIETIHASWRGYKCRTKAAHYTAFETDEIRLQNRPDDIPLERFKLLLEYWNDESIQDKARKNSNSRKSYTETHTLGPKSIAQLRHKMKKNAPDESEPCDAEVFVKTRTRDAGREYKTSTKTMKKKIDKINKKINSGEAADEMLLDKEHGPTWLLGRCKKPQKLSAAAPTDTYVKELTTKIKEGLAAEVEEKVKKIQEEVDEQVNRKVQQNLASVLKKLGEANPFTIDVTELCAHVASDNDDGTPMTKGTSF; from the exons ATGTGGAATTATGTCAAG GCCCGCTATATTATTCCCGATGAACTGGAAAGTTGGGCAATTGAGACAATTCATGCATCCTGGAGGGGGTATAAGTGTCGAACTAAGGCAGCGCATTATACAGCTTTTGAAACTGATGAAATTAGGCTACAAAATAGGCCTGATGATATTCCACTTGAGAGGTTCAAATTGCTGTTGGAATATTGGAATGATGAAAGTATTCAG GATAAAGCCAGGAAAAATTCAAATAGCCGCAAGTCATATACCGAGACTCACACTCTTGGTCCTAAAAGTATCGCACAGCTTCGACACAAAATG aaaaagaATGCCCCAGATGAGTCTGAACCATGTGATGCAGAGGTTTTTGTGAAAACTCGGACTCGTGATGCAGGACGCGAGTACAAGACCAGTactaaaacaatgaaaaagaaaatt gataaaattaacaaaaaaatcaattccgGGGAGGCTGCTGATGAAATGCTTTTGGATAAAGAGCATGGCCCGACTTGGCTCTTAGGGAGATGCAAGAAGCCGCAAAAACTATCAGCTGCTGCTCCAACGGATACATATGTCAAAGAATTGACAACAAAAATTAAGGAAGGCCTTGCTGCTGAAGTCGAGGAAAAAGTGAAGAAAATCCAAGAAGAGGTAGATGAGCAGGTAAACAGGAAGGTGCAACAAAATTTGGCATCGGTCCTTAAGAAACTTGGTGAAGCAAACCCGTTCACAATTGATGTTACAGAGCTGTGTGCACATGTGGCCAGTGACAATGACGATGGCACACCAATGACTAAAGGCACCAGCTTCTAG
- the LOC108199948 gene encoding phosphatidylglycerophosphate phosphatase PTPMT2, whose product MKIEDYVDDEIDSCDDNSGKQIVAVDAKRVLVGAGARILFYPTLLYNVFRNKIQSEFRWWDEIDQFLLLGAVPFPKDVPRLRQLGVGGVITLNEPYETLVPTSLYHAHGIDHLVIPTRDYLFAPSFVDIKRAVNFIHRNASCGKTTYVHCKAGRGRSTTIVLCYLVEHKHMTPAAALEYVRSRRPRVLLAPVQWRAVQEYKQHRLASTGQSPSADAVLITKADLEGYHSSCDTVAGKELAIINRVTRSRPMIAKLSCLFASLKVSGSYTPVTRQLTEARAC is encoded by the exons ATGAAGATTGAAGATTACGTCGATGATGAGATTGATTCATGTGATGATAATAGCGGTAAACAGATTGTTGCGGTTGATGCCAAACGCGTGTTAGTTGGAGCCGGGGCTCGGATCTTGTTTTACCCGACTTTGCTGTATAATGTTTTCAGGAACAAGATTCAGTCGGAGTTTCGGTGGTGGGATGAGATTGATCAG TTTCTCCTTCTTGGGGCGGTTCCGTTTCCTAAGGATGTTCCCAGACTTAGGCAGCTTGGTGTTGGTGGTGTCATTACCCTCAATGAGCCTTATGAAACTTTGGTTCCGACCTCATTGTACCAT GCTCATGGAATAGACCATCTTGTAATTCCAACACGAGATTATCTCTTTGCTCCTTCGTTTGTGGATATTAAGCGCGCGGTAAATTTTATTCACA GGAATGCATCTTGTGGTAAGACTACTTATGTTCACTGCAAAGCTGGAAGGGGAAGGAGTACAACCATCGTCCTCTGTTATTTG GTGGAGCACAAGCACATGACTCCTGCTGCTGCGCTGGAGTATGTACGTTCTAGAAGACCCAGAGTGCTCTTGGCTCCCGTTCAATGGAGA GCAGTTCAAGAATACAAGCAGCACCGGTTGGCATCTACTGGCCAGTCTCCATCAGCAGATGCTGTATTGATTACAAAAGCCGATTTGGAAGGTTATCATAGCTCGTGTGACACTGTCGCTGGAAAAGAACTGGCAATCATCAATAGAGTGACCAGGAGCAGGCCTATGATTGCAAAACTATCCTGTCTCTTTGCGTCTTTGAAAGTTTCTGGCAGCTACACACCAGTTACTAGACAACTCACAGAGGCCCGTGCTTGCTAA
- the LOC108197261 gene encoding acid phosphatase 1 has product MASGRNMIVLLIFAFANKSFSETIIQMHPAAHRAHADDKGSGFYCESWRYSVETNDAGEWRSIPARCIEFVKDYITGERYRSDLEVVAENSLEFVKNVKMVGDGKDAWVFDIDETLLSNVPYYAAHGFGSESFNEKTFNDWVGLAEAPALTASLRLYKELSEMGVTLILLTGREEFQRNATEKNLLDAGFSHWEKLLLRNPLDKGKPATTYKSERRKEIEDEGYTIHGCSGDQWSDLMGYAMGIRSFKLPNPMYYIP; this is encoded by the exons ATGGCATCCGGCCGTAACATGATTGTTCTTTTAATTTTCGCCTTCGCTAACAAGTCATTTTCCGAAACAATTATTCAAATGCACCCCGCAGCTCACCGAGCCCATGCAGACGATAAAGGCTCCGGGTTCTACTGCGAAAGCTGGAGATATAGCGTGGAAACCAATGATGCAGGGGAATGGAGGAGCATTCCTGCGAGGTGCATAGAGTTTGTGAAGGACTATATTACCGGGGAACGGTATCGGTCGGATTTGGAGGTCGTTGCCGAAAATTCGTTGGAGTTTGTCAAGAATGTGAAGATGGTTGGTGATGGCAAGGATGCATGGGTTTTTGATATTGATGAGACTTTATTGTCCAATGTGCCTTATTATGCTGCTCATGGATTTGG CTCAGAATCATTCAACGAAAAGACTTTCAATGACTGGGTGGGCTTGGCTGAGGCACCTGCCCTCACAGCTAGTCTGAGATTGTACAAGGAGCTCAGCGAGATGGGAGTTACTTTGATTTTGTTAACAGGTCGGGAAGAATTTCAAAGAAATGCCACGGAAAAGAATTTACTGGACGCTGGATTCAGCCATTGGGAGAAGCTGTTGTTAAG GAATCCTTTGGATAAAGGAAAACCAGCAACCACATACAAATCCGAAAGGAGAAAGGAAATCGAGGATGAAGGTTACACCATTCACGGGTGTTCAGGAGATCAATGGAGCGACCTCATGGGGTACGCAATGGGCATACGCTCCTTCAAGCTTCCGAATCCAATGTACTACATTCCCTGA